GTGGCGGGGTTCGATCTCCCGGCGATCCTCCGCGGGCTGATGGGCGCGGAGCTGCCCGTCGGTTCGGCGGGCGGGCCGACGGTCGCGCCCGAAGCGATCCCCATCGCGACCCAGCTCCCCCACGCGACGGGCGCGGCGATGGCCGCCCGCCACCGCGGCGACGAGTCGGTCGCGCTGACCCACTTCGGCGACGGCGCCACCAGCGAGGGGGACTTCCACGAGGCGCTGAACTTCGCCGGCGTCTTCGACGCGCCGGCCGTCTACCTCTGTCACAACAACCAGTGGGCCATCTCCGTGCCGCGCCACCGTCAGACCGCCAGCGCCACGCTGGCGCAGAAGGCCGACGCCTACGGGTTCGAGGGGATCCGCGTCGACGGGATGGACCCGCTGGCGGTGTATTCGGTCGTCCGCTACGCCCGCGAGAAGGCGCTGGACCCGGACGCCGCGGACCTACGGCCGACGCTGATCGAGTCCGTCGAGTACCGGTACGGCGCCCACACCACCGCCGACGACCCCGACGTGTATCGCGACGGCGAGGAGGTGGAGTACTGGCGCGACCGCGACCCCATCGACCGCCTGGAGACGTTCCTCGTCGAGACCGGGCGACTCGACGAGGCCGAAGTCGAGACCGTCGAGTCCCGGGTCGACGAGCGCGTCGGGGCGGCCATCGAGGCGGCGGAATCGCGGGCCGCGCCCGACCCCGAAGACCTGTTCGAGGACGTGTACGACGAGGTTCCGGACCACCTCGCCCGCCAGCGCGGGGACCTCCGACGATTGCGCGAGCGCCACGGCGACGCGCTCCTGCGGGACTGAGCCGGAGCCGATCACCCGGAGTCACCGGTCCCGACCGCGAACGGGCTCTCCCTCTCGCGCCACTCCCACCCCGGGAGACGAGTCTGGAAGCCGGCCGCGAGCGCCGCGTCGAGGTCGTCGAGGCCGGCGGGGTCGTCGCCGCCGACACCGGCGGACCCCTCCGCGTCCTCGATCGCCACGTCCGCGTAGTGGAAGGTGGCTTCGCCGAGCAGTCGCAGGGGCTGGTCTCCTGCGACCGTCCCCGCGAGCTCGCGGCCGAGGAGTTCGTCGACGACGAAGCCCGGGTAGTCGCCCTGCACGTCGAGGTCGCGGAGGATCCGGACCAGCGCGGCGACGTTGACGGCGCGGTCGCCGTCGGCGAACACCGCGTCGACCGCGCGGCGATACTGTTCGGCGGTCACCTCGTCGACGCGCTCGTCGAACCGCTCGCTCAGGTCGGCGCGCGTCTCGTTTATCAGCGCGACGACGACGGGCGCCCGCTCGCGGACCCACTCGCGCTCCTCGGCGACGACCGCTGGCGTGACTCGCATACCGGCCACTCACGTCGGACCGCCTACTGTTTTGCGAAGGCTTTTATAACGCCGGGAGGTTAGGAGCAAGTAAGCCGGTTTTCCGGACACTTCCGTCTAGGGTCCGGAGTGGATTCCGCCAGTAGGAAAACCGACCTATGAATATTGCTTCCAGACTCCGGCAGGCACGCCGCGACGTGCGGGACGGCGAGCGGACAGACGCTCCCGACATCCGGCGACCGGCCGGCCCGACCCTGTTTTCGCAGCTATGAGTCAAGTAGACAAGCAACTCGACGATATCAGAGCAGAGATCGAACAGGAAGTTCCGAACGAGATCTCCATCACGGAGGTCGCCTACGAGGGGCCCGAACTGGTCGTGTACACCCGCGACCCGAAGACATTCGCGAGCAACGGCGACCTGATCCGCAAGCTCGCCTCGAAGCTCCGCAAGCGCATCACCGTCCGGCCCGACCCCTCGGAGCTCTCCGAACCCAGCGACGCGAGGGCGACCATCGAGAGCATCATCCCCGAGGACGCCGGCGTCACCGACCTCGACTTCCACCACGACACCGGCGAGGTCGTCGTCGAGGCGCAGAAACCCGGGATGGTCATCGGCCGCCACGGCTCGACGCTCCGGGAGATCACCCAGGAGGTCGGCTGGACCCCCGAGGTCGTCCGCACGCCGCCCATCGAGTCCTCGACGGTCAAGAACGTCCGCAACTTCCTCAAGCAGGAACGCGACGACCGCCGGGACATCCTCGAACGGATCGGCCGCCAGATCCACCGCGAGGAGATGTCCGACGACGAGTGGGTCCGCATCACCACGCTGGGCTGTTGCCGCGAGGTCGGGCGGGCGGCTTTCATCCTCTCGACGCCGGAGACCCGCGTCCTGATCGACTGCGGCGACAAGCCCGGTGCCGAGGACGAGGTCCCCTATCTGCAGGTGCCCGAGGCGCTCGGGTCGGGTCCGAGTTCGCTCGACGCCGTCGTGCTCACCCACGCCCACCTCGACCACTCGGCGCTCATCCCCCTCCTCTTCAAGTACGGCTACGACGGCCCCATCTACTGCACGGAGCCGACGCGGGACCTGATGGGCCTGCTCACGCTGGACTACCTCGACGTGGCCTCGAAGGAGGGGCGGACGCCGCCCTACGAGTCCGAGATGGTCCGCGAGGCGATCAAACACACCATCCCCCTCGAATACGGCGACGTGACCGACATCGCGCCGGACATCAAGCTCACGCTGCACAACTCCGGGCACATCCTCGGGTCGGCCATCTCTCACTTCCACATCGGCGACGGTCTCTACAACGTCGCCTTCTCGGGTGACATCCACTACGACGACACGCGCCTGTTCAACGGCGCCGTCAACGAGTTCCCCCGCGTGGAGACCCTGGTACTGGAGTCGACCTACGGCGGGCGCAACGACTACCAGACCGACCAGGCCGACTCCGAGCGCAAGCTCAAGGAGGTCATCCGGAACACCATCGAGCGCGACGGCAAGGTGCTCATCCCCGCCTTCGCCGTCGGGCGCTCTCAGGAGATCATGCTCGTCCTCGAGGAGGCGATGCGGGAGGGCGACATCCCCGAGGTGCCGGTCCACCTCGACGGGATGATCTGGGAGGCGACGGCCATCCACACGACCTATCCCGAGTACCTCCGGGACGACCTGCGCGACCGGATCTTCCACGAGGACCAGAACCCCTTCCTCGCCGACCAGTTCAACCACATCGACGGCGGCGAGGAGGAACGCCAGGAGGTGGCCGACGGCGGCCCCTGCATCGTCCTCTCGACCTCCGGGATGGTCGAGGGCGGCCCCATCATGTCCTGGCTGCGCCACGTCGGCGGCCAGGACGACGGCACGATGATCTTCGTCGGCTACCAGGCCCAGGGGACGCTCGGCCGCCGCATTCAGAACGGCTGGGACGAGATCCCGATCAACGACGGCGGCGGCCGCGCCGACACCCTCTCGCTGAACATGGACGTCGAGACCGTCGACGGCTTCTCCGGCCACGCCGACCGGCAGGGCCTGGAGAACTTCGTCCGCACGATGAACCCTCGCCCCGAGAAGGTCCTCTGCGTCCACGGCGACGAGTCCTCCACTCAGGACCTCTCGTCGGCGCTGTACCACGAGTTCA
The window above is part of the Halosimplex rubrum genome. Proteins encoded here:
- a CDS encoding beta-CASP ribonuclease aCPSF1, with the translated sequence MSQVDKQLDDIRAEIEQEVPNEISITEVAYEGPELVVYTRDPKTFASNGDLIRKLASKLRKRITVRPDPSELSEPSDARATIESIIPEDAGVTDLDFHHDTGEVVVEAQKPGMVIGRHGSTLREITQEVGWTPEVVRTPPIESSTVKNVRNFLKQERDDRRDILERIGRQIHREEMSDDEWVRITTLGCCREVGRAAFILSTPETRVLIDCGDKPGAEDEVPYLQVPEALGSGPSSLDAVVLTHAHLDHSALIPLLFKYGYDGPIYCTEPTRDLMGLLTLDYLDVASKEGRTPPYESEMVREAIKHTIPLEYGDVTDIAPDIKLTLHNSGHILGSAISHFHIGDGLYNVAFSGDIHYDDTRLFNGAVNEFPRVETLVLESTYGGRNDYQTDQADSERKLKEVIRNTIERDGKVLIPAFAVGRSQEIMLVLEEAMREGDIPEVPVHLDGMIWEATAIHTTYPEYLRDDLRDRIFHEDQNPFLADQFNHIDGGEEERQEVADGGPCIVLSTSGMVEGGPIMSWLRHVGGQDDGTMIFVGYQAQGTLGRRIQNGWDEIPINDGGGRADTLSLNMDVETVDGFSGHADRQGLENFVRTMNPRPEKVLCVHGDESSTQDLSSALYHEFNMRTFAPKNLETFRFV
- the pdhA gene encoding pyruvate dehydrogenase (acetyl-transferring) E1 component subunit alpha, which gives rise to MSTIRGTDLVRTNDYADDSGEVRVLDPEGRLLPGATEPDLSDEALVTMYEAMVTARRFDERAVSWQRQGRLATYAPMSGQEAGQVASTLALADDDWVFPTYREHAVRLVAGFDLPAILRGLMGAELPVGSAGGPTVAPEAIPIATQLPHATGAAMAARHRGDESVALTHFGDGATSEGDFHEALNFAGVFDAPAVYLCHNNQWAISVPRHRQTASATLAQKADAYGFEGIRVDGMDPLAVYSVVRYAREKALDPDAADLRPTLIESVEYRYGAHTTADDPDVYRDGEEVEYWRDRDPIDRLETFLVETGRLDEAEVETVESRVDERVGAAIEAAESRAAPDPEDLFEDVYDEVPDHLARQRGDLRRLRERHGDALLRD